The genomic region TGCGGCCCGCACGGTCATGGATCGCGTGTTTGATTGCCTTGTGCGTTGGTTGGCACCGGTTCTGTGCTTTACCGCCGACGAAGCATGGCGTGCCCGTTATGGCGCAGACAGCTCGGTGCATGCAGAAACCTTCAACACGGTTTCGGATGGCTGGAAAGACGATGCGCTGGCCGCCAAATGGGCCAAAATTCGCAAGCTGCGTCGTGTTGTCACCGGTGCGCTTGAACTTGAACGTGCCGAAAAACGCATTGGCGCCAGCCTTGATGCCGCACCAAAGGTTTATGCGACCGCTGATTATGTCGAGGCCCTGGCTGGCCTTAATCTTGCCGAAATCGCCATTACATCTGACATCGAACTGATCACGGGTGACGCACCGGATGGTGCCTATACCCTTGATGATGTTGCAGGTGTCGGTGTTGTGTCGGCACTGGCAGAAGGCGAGAAATGCGAACGTTGCTGGCAGACCCTGCCGGAAGTTGGCAGCCACGCTGAACATAAAACCGTTTGCAACCGCTGTGCGGATGCCGTTGATGAAATGGGAATTGCCGCCGAGTAACGGTGGCGTTCGGGAACGCCCTGCCAGCTGGCAGGGCACATCCCGGCAAGTCAGAAAGAGTGTTGATGAAACATCGTGCCTTTGTGTTTGGTCTGATCGTCATTGCAATCGTGTTTGGTGTCGACCAGTGGACCAAGGCGCTTGCCATTGATGGTCTGTCGAACCCGCTTCGCGTCATCGAAGTGACGCCGTTCATGAACTTTGTTCTGGCCTGGAACCCGGGTGTTTCGTTTGGCCTGTTTCAGGGGCAGGCACCTTGGGTGATGATTGCGGTGACGGCGGCCATCACCATTGGCTTTGGCATCTGGATGTGGCGCACGCGCGATTCCATGCTGCGCTTTGCCCTGGCAATGATCATTGGCGGCGCGATTGGCAACCTCGTTGATCGTCTGCGCCACGGGGCTGTGACCGACTTCATTGATCTGCATGTTGCGGGTTATCACTGGCCGGTATTCAATATTGCCGATAGTGCAATCACGGTTGGTGCGGCGCTACTGTTGATCGATTCCCTTTTTGGCGGTAAAAAATCTACCAGATGAATTTTGGCCGGGCGAACATGGTCCGGTTTTGAAGTGGTAATGAGGCACAAATGGCCCGGAAACTGACGACCAATATTTTCAAAATTGCATTGCTGAGCGGACTTGCGCTTGGCGTTTCCGGTTGTGAATCAACACGTGAAACCTTTGGCCTGAACAAACAGTCGCCCGACGAGTTTGCGGTTGTTTCGCGCGCCCCGCTCAGCCTGCCGCCTGATTTTACGCTGCGTGTTCCTGATCCGGGCGCACCGCGCCCACAGACCGGTTCGACCACCGATCAGGCGCGTCGTATTCTGGTTGGCGAAGATCCCAACGTTGTAAAACGTGACATCACCGAAGGCACGCGAAGCAAGGGTCAGGTTGCCCTTCTTTCGGCATCCGGTGCGCAATATGCCGATCCGGAAATCCGCAACACGGTGGATCGTGAAACCTCGATCTTCATTTCCGAAAGCGAAGGCGTCGTCGACGATCTGCTGTTCTGGCAAGAAAAGCCGGAATTCGGCACTGTCGTCGATCCGGCCGCCGAAGCCAAGCGTATCCGCGATCAGCAGGCATTGGGTGACAATGTTGCCGGTGGTGCCGATACCCCGGTGATCGAACGCAAACAGAAAGGCTGGCTGGAAGACATCTTCTAAGCTTCGCCAGACGGTTCGCCGACTACACGACAATTTGATGCATTCAGACAAGGGCGCGATGGTTTCGCGCCCTTGTTCTGTCATATTCGGTTCTTAAGAAATGCCTGTTGAATGCAAGTGCCGCGTTCTGCCGGTCCTGCATTGAAACACACCGTTTGCATAACCATCCTGAATTGGAATGGGACGCCACAATGAGAATTTCTGGAACAATCCGATCAATGACGCGCAGCTCTGTGGCTGTGCTCGCCCTCGTCGCACTGACTCTTGCCCTTGTGCCCGGTTTGTCACGGGCGGCTGTTTTCAGCCCGCAAACTGCCACCCTTGATAACGGTATGCAGGTCGTGCTGGTGGAAAACCACCGTGCACCCGTCGTTACCCATATGGTCTGGTACAAGGTCGGCTCGGCCGACGAGCCCCAAGGTGTATCGGGCATTGCCCATTTCCT from Thalassospira indica harbors:
- the lspA gene encoding signal peptidase II, coding for MKHRAFVFGLIVIAIVFGVDQWTKALAIDGLSNPLRVIEVTPFMNFVLAWNPGVSFGLFQGQAPWVMIAVTAAITIGFGIWMWRTRDSMLRFALAMIIGGAIGNLVDRLRHGAVTDFIDLHVAGYHWPVFNIADSAITVGAALLLIDSLFGGKKSTR
- a CDS encoding DUF3035 domain-containing protein yields the protein MARKLTTNIFKIALLSGLALGVSGCESTRETFGLNKQSPDEFAVVSRAPLSLPPDFTLRVPDPGAPRPQTGSTTDQARRILVGEDPNVVKRDITEGTRSKGQVALLSASGAQYADPEIRNTVDRETSIFISESEGVVDDLLFWQEKPEFGTVVDPAAEAKRIRDQQALGDNVAGGADTPVIERKQKGWLEDIF